The Burkholderia cepacia genome includes a region encoding these proteins:
- a CDS encoding branched-chain amino acid transaminase, whose amino-acid sequence MSMADRDGKIWMDGKLIDWRDAKIHVLTHTLHYGMGVFEGVRAYKSADGSTAIFRLYEHTKRLLNSAKIFQMDVPFDRETLEAAQLEVVRENKLESCYLRPIIWVGSEKLGVAAKGNTIHVAIAAWPWGAYLGEEGLAKGIRVKTSSFTRHHVNVSMVRAKASGWYVNSILANQEATADGYDEALLLDVDGYVSEGSGENFFLVNNGKLYTPDLSSCLDGITRDTVITLAKDAGIEVIEKRITRDEVYTADEAFFTGTAAEVTPIRELDNRTIGSGARGPVTEKLQAAFFDIVSGKNAKYAHWLTKV is encoded by the coding sequence ATGTCAATGGCCGACCGCGACGGCAAGATCTGGATGGACGGCAAGCTGATCGACTGGCGCGACGCCAAGATCCACGTCCTGACCCACACGCTGCATTACGGCATGGGTGTCTTCGAGGGCGTGCGCGCGTACAAGTCGGCTGACGGCAGCACCGCGATCTTCCGCCTGTACGAGCACACGAAACGTCTGCTGAATTCGGCGAAGATCTTCCAGATGGACGTGCCGTTCGACCGGGAAACGCTCGAAGCCGCGCAGCTCGAAGTCGTGCGCGAGAACAAGCTCGAGTCGTGCTACCTGCGCCCGATCATCTGGGTCGGCTCGGAAAAGCTCGGCGTGGCCGCGAAGGGCAACACGATCCACGTCGCGATCGCCGCATGGCCGTGGGGCGCGTACCTCGGCGAGGAAGGCCTCGCGAAGGGCATCCGCGTGAAGACGTCGTCGTTCACGCGCCACCACGTGAACGTGTCGATGGTCCGCGCGAAGGCGTCGGGCTGGTACGTGAACTCGATCCTGGCGAACCAGGAAGCAACGGCCGACGGCTACGACGAGGCGCTGCTGCTCGACGTCGACGGCTACGTGTCGGAAGGCTCCGGCGAGAACTTCTTCCTGGTGAACAACGGCAAGCTGTACACGCCCGACCTGTCGTCGTGCCTCGACGGCATCACGCGCGACACGGTCATCACGCTCGCGAAGGACGCCGGCATCGAGGTCATCGAGAAGCGCATCACGCGCGACGAGGTCTACACGGCCGATGAAGCGTTCTTCACCGGCACGGCCGCTGAAGTCACGCCGATCCGCGAGCTCGACAACCGCACGATCGGCAGCGGCGCGCGCGGCCCCGTCACGGAAAAGCTCCAGGCGGCGTTTTTCGATATCGTGTCGGGCAAGAACGCGAAGTACGCGCACTGGCTGACGAAGGTCTGA
- a CDS encoding AzlD domain-containing protein — MSATEIWIVIIGMTIVTAVTRALFLIGGERTVLPERAQRALRYAPAAALVAVVLPDVLETPAGLSFALSNHPFYAALAGLGWFLWRRSMLGTIVVGMLVFTALRLVA, encoded by the coding sequence ATGAGCGCGACGGAGATCTGGATCGTCATCATCGGGATGACGATCGTCACGGCGGTCACGCGCGCACTGTTCCTGATCGGCGGCGAGCGCACCGTGCTGCCGGAACGCGCGCAGCGCGCGCTGCGCTATGCGCCGGCCGCCGCGCTCGTCGCCGTCGTGCTGCCCGACGTGCTCGAAACGCCGGCCGGGCTGTCGTTCGCGCTGTCCAACCATCCGTTCTACGCGGCGCTCGCCGGCCTCGGCTGGTTTTTGTGGCGGCGCAGCATGCTCGGCACGATCGTCGTCGGGATGCTCGTCTTCACCGCGCTGCGCCTGGTCGCCTGA
- a CDS encoding TonB family protein has protein sequence MATCPTYLALPVVAVLLAGCAVSSQQDSKLTCHIPRAVYPDTAKPLTRPATVLVRALMTTSGVAENVTITTSSRNAAADRAAADAMSRATCTQTGPAANPFLLTQPFVFEPQRGG, from the coding sequence ATGGCTACCTGCCCAACCTACCTTGCGCTGCCCGTCGTCGCCGTGCTGCTCGCCGGCTGCGCGGTGTCCTCGCAGCAAGACAGCAAGCTGACCTGTCACATTCCGCGCGCCGTCTATCCGGATACCGCGAAGCCGCTCACGCGCCCGGCGACCGTGCTCGTGCGTGCGCTGATGACGACGTCCGGGGTCGCGGAAAACGTGACGATCACGACCAGCAGCCGCAATGCCGCCGCGGACCGCGCCGCGGCCGACGCGATGTCGCGCGCGACCTGCACGCAGACGGGGCCTGCGGCGAATCCGTTCCTGCTGACCCAGCCGTTCGTGTTCGAGCCGCAGCGCGGCGGTTGA
- a CDS encoding hydrolase has protein sequence MSTASPPTSPLTGAPAPDDDSLRYRAPRWLPNSHAQTIVPALFARRPAVAYRRERWETPDHDFIDLDWVAHLDSAAPPPDAPLFVLFHGLEGSSGSHYALAMMAAARAKGWHAVVPHFRSCSGEINRQPRFYHLADSAEVDWILRRLATQHRGPLVAAGVSLGGNVLLRWLGEHRSDTSILRAAAAISTPIDVHAGGRALSQGFAMVYTRSFLKTLKRKAIAKLDQYPGLFDREAMLQAVTMRDFDEVVTAPLHGFANADDYWTKATTRPLLPAIDVPTLILNARNDPFLPESALPGPADVSPAVELDQPADGGHAGFMTGPFPGRLDWLSARVFGYCSKFVDHG, from the coding sequence ATGAGTACGGCTTCTCCGCCCACCTCGCCGCTGACCGGGGCTCCGGCCCCCGACGACGATTCATTGCGCTATCGCGCACCGCGCTGGCTGCCGAACAGCCATGCCCAGACCATCGTGCCCGCGCTGTTCGCACGGCGCCCGGCCGTCGCTTACCGACGAGAGCGATGGGAAACCCCCGACCACGATTTCATCGATCTCGACTGGGTCGCGCATCTCGACAGCGCGGCGCCGCCGCCCGATGCGCCGCTGTTCGTGCTGTTCCACGGCCTCGAAGGCAGCTCGGGCTCGCACTACGCGCTCGCGATGATGGCCGCCGCGCGCGCGAAGGGCTGGCATGCGGTCGTCCCGCACTTTCGCAGTTGCAGCGGCGAGATCAACCGCCAGCCGCGCTTCTATCATCTCGCCGACAGCGCCGAAGTCGACTGGATCCTGCGCCGGCTCGCCACGCAGCATCGCGGGCCGCTGGTTGCGGCCGGCGTGTCGCTCGGCGGCAACGTGCTGCTGCGCTGGCTCGGCGAGCATCGCAGCGACACGTCGATCCTGCGCGCGGCCGCCGCGATCTCGACGCCGATCGACGTGCACGCGGGCGGGCGCGCGCTGTCGCAAGGCTTCGCGATGGTCTACACGCGCAGCTTCCTGAAGACGCTCAAGCGCAAGGCGATCGCGAAGCTCGACCAGTATCCGGGGTTGTTCGACCGTGAAGCGATGCTGCAGGCCGTGACGATGCGCGACTTCGACGAGGTCGTGACCGCCCCGCTGCACGGTTTCGCGAACGCGGACGACTACTGGACGAAGGCGACGACCCGGCCGCTGCTGCCCGCGATCGACGTGCCGACGCTGATCCTCAACGCCCGCAACGACCCGTTCCTGCCCGAGTCCGCGCTGCCGGGCCCGGCCGACGTATCGCCGGCCGTCGAGCTCGACCAGCCCGCGGACGGCGGACACGCGGGATTCATGACCGGGCCGTTCCCCGGCCGTCTCGACTGGCTGTCGGCGCGGGTGTTCGGCTATTGCTCCAAATTCGTCGACCATGGATGA
- a CDS encoding AzlC family ABC transporter permease, translated as MLARLSATDRFALIQGARDYSPTLMAIFSWGLVTGIAMSKSVMTLGQASAMSLLVYAGSSQLAVLPLLAAKLPIWTILLTAAMVNTRFVIFSAGLAPHFSYLPLWRRLAIGYFNGDVIYLLFQKQGFAYGHVPGKEAYFWGMALASWLSWQVSSLAGILLASFFPASWGLELAGTLALIPIMVSAVANRSTLAAVAVAGIVSLVAFDLPYRLALPLAVLAALAAGCTADFFVERADWRRIRTETVHEKEIE; from the coding sequence ATGCTCGCTCGATTGTCCGCCACCGACCGCTTCGCGCTGATCCAGGGCGCGCGCGACTATTCCCCGACGCTGATGGCGATTTTCTCGTGGGGGCTCGTCACCGGCATCGCGATGAGCAAGTCGGTGATGACGCTCGGGCAGGCGAGCGCGATGTCGCTGCTGGTCTACGCGGGTTCGTCGCAGCTCGCGGTGCTGCCGCTGCTCGCCGCGAAGCTGCCGATCTGGACCATCCTGCTCACGGCCGCGATGGTCAACACGCGCTTCGTGATCTTCAGTGCCGGGCTTGCGCCCCATTTCTCCTACCTGCCGCTGTGGCGGCGCCTCGCGATCGGCTATTTCAACGGTGACGTGATCTACCTGCTGTTCCAGAAACAGGGCTTCGCGTACGGCCACGTGCCCGGCAAGGAGGCGTATTTCTGGGGGATGGCGCTCGCGAGCTGGCTGTCGTGGCAGGTGTCGTCGCTCGCCGGCATCCTGCTCGCGAGTTTCTTTCCCGCGAGCTGGGGGCTGGAGCTGGCCGGCACGCTCGCGCTGATCCCGATCATGGTGTCGGCCGTCGCGAACCGGTCGACGCTCGCGGCCGTCGCGGTCGCGGGCATCGTGTCGCTCGTCGCGTTCGACCTGCCGTACCGGCTCGCGCTGCCGCTCGCGGTGCTCGCCGCGCTCGCGGCCGGCTGCACGGCCGACTTCTTCGTCGAGCGGGCCGACTGGCGGCGCATCCGCACCGAAACCGTGCACGAGAAGGAGATCGAATGA
- a CDS encoding M48 family metalloprotease: MRVKQLLAVLLSAALALPPDGFAQRTGALPLEAAGAGLPSISTVPSGIAAGVFGTYGGAESRFSGATGVSNSAAGLRAPLRALELPDLGDGSGGSLTPQAERRLGERVMREVRRDPDYLDDWLVRDYLNAMAARLAAAAAARFIGGYTPDFDLFPVRDPQINAFSMPGGFIGINSGLVVTTQTESELASVVGHEMGHVLQRHIARMIGANEKTGYTALATMLLGVLAGVLARSGDLGSAIAVGGQAYAVDNQLRFSRSAEREADRVGFQLLAGAGYDPYGMPGFFERLDRASMGDAGVPAYARTHPLTGERIADMEDRARRAPYRQPRQSPEYGFVRARLRVLQNRAPTDIAAEARRMQSEIDDRTAPNVAANWYGIALANAQLGEYDAAGKALASARTAFDARERREDDPATSSPSLDVLAADIARRAGHADDAVRLAALAQRRWPASHAAIVGHLQALLAARRFADAQAQARAQAKADPEQPDWWDYLAKASDGKGDVLARRRALAEKLALDGAWPSAIRQLKEARDAKDVSFYEQSMIGARLLEFEARYKEEREDEKNGRS; encoded by the coding sequence ATGCGTGTCAAACAGTTGCTTGCCGTGTTGCTGTCGGCGGCCCTGGCGCTGCCGCCCGACGGCTTCGCGCAACGCACGGGCGCCTTGCCGCTCGAGGCGGCGGGCGCCGGTCTCCCGTCGATCTCGACCGTGCCGTCCGGCATCGCGGCCGGCGTGTTCGGTACGTACGGCGGCGCGGAGAGCCGGTTTTCCGGCGCCACCGGCGTGTCGAATTCCGCCGCCGGCCTGCGCGCGCCGCTTCGCGCGCTCGAGCTGCCCGACCTGGGCGACGGCTCCGGCGGTTCGCTGACGCCGCAGGCCGAGCGCCGGCTCGGCGAGCGGGTGATGCGCGAAGTGCGGCGCGATCCCGACTATCTCGACGACTGGCTCGTACGCGACTACCTGAACGCGATGGCGGCGCGGCTCGCGGCCGCGGCGGCCGCGCGTTTCATCGGCGGCTACACGCCGGACTTCGACCTGTTCCCGGTGCGCGATCCGCAGATCAACGCGTTCTCGATGCCGGGCGGCTTCATCGGGATCAACAGCGGGCTTGTCGTCACGACGCAGACGGAGTCGGAGCTCGCGTCGGTGGTCGGCCACGAGATGGGGCACGTGCTGCAGCGGCACATCGCGCGGATGATCGGCGCGAACGAGAAGACCGGCTATACGGCGCTCGCGACGATGCTGCTCGGCGTGCTGGCCGGCGTGCTCGCGAGAAGCGGCGACCTCGGCAGCGCGATCGCGGTGGGCGGGCAGGCGTACGCGGTGGACAACCAGCTGCGCTTCTCGCGTTCGGCCGAGCGGGAGGCCGATCGCGTCGGCTTCCAGTTGCTCGCGGGCGCGGGCTACGACCCGTACGGGATGCCGGGTTTCTTCGAGCGGCTCGATCGCGCGTCGATGGGCGATGCGGGCGTGCCCGCGTATGCGCGCACGCACCCGCTGACCGGCGAGCGGATCGCCGACATGGAAGATCGCGCGCGCCGTGCGCCGTACCGGCAGCCGCGCCAGTCGCCCGAATACGGGTTCGTGCGCGCACGGCTGCGGGTCCTGCAGAACCGTGCGCCGACCGACATCGCGGCCGAAGCGCGCCGGATGCAGTCCGAGATCGACGATCGCACCGCGCCGAACGTGGCGGCGAACTGGTACGGCATCGCGCTCGCGAACGCGCAGCTCGGCGAGTACGACGCGGCCGGCAAGGCGCTTGCGTCGGCACGCACCGCGTTCGACGCGCGCGAGCGGCGCGAGGACGATCCGGCGACGAGTTCGCCGAGCCTCGACGTGCTGGCCGCCGACATCGCGCGCCGTGCGGGGCACGCCGACGATGCGGTGCGGCTCGCGGCGCTCGCGCAGCGGCGCTGGCCGGCGTCGCATGCGGCGATCGTCGGGCATCTTCAGGCGCTCCTGGCCGCGCGCCGTTTCGCCGACGCGCAGGCGCAGGCGCGCGCGCAGGCGAAGGCCGACCCCGAGCAGCCGGACTGGTGGGACTATCTCGCGAAGGCGAGCGACGGCAAGGGCGACGTGCTGGCGCGGCGCCGCGCGCTCGCGGAGAAGCTCGCGCTCGACGGCGCGTGGCCGTCGGCGATTCGCCAGCTGAAGGAAGCGCGCGACGCGAAGGACGTCTCGTTCTACGAGCAGTCGATGATCGGCGCGCGGCTGCTGGAATTCGAGGCGCGCTACAAGGAAGAGCGCGAAGACGAGAAGAACGGCAGGAGCTAG
- the moaC gene encoding cyclic pyranopterin monophosphate synthase MoaC produces the protein MSGLTHFDAAGHAHMVDVGGKQETQRIAIARGTIRMLPATFALIRDGKAKKGDVLGVARIAAIQGAKRTADLIPLCHPLALTRVAVDFELDDTLPGVHCVAQVETFGRTGVEMEALTAVQVGLLTVYDMCKAVDRGMVITDVSVREKRGGKSGDWKAEA, from the coding sequence ATGTCAGGACTCACCCATTTCGACGCCGCCGGCCATGCGCACATGGTCGACGTCGGCGGCAAGCAGGAAACCCAACGCATCGCGATCGCGCGCGGCACGATCCGGATGCTGCCGGCCACGTTCGCCCTGATCCGCGACGGCAAGGCCAAGAAAGGCGACGTGCTCGGCGTCGCGCGCATCGCGGCGATCCAGGGCGCCAAGCGCACGGCCGACCTCATCCCGCTGTGCCACCCGCTCGCGCTGACGCGCGTGGCCGTCGATTTCGAGCTCGACGACACGCTGCCGGGTGTCCACTGCGTCGCGCAGGTCGAAACGTTCGGCCGGACCGGCGTCGAGATGGAAGCGCTGACCGCCGTGCAGGTCGGGCTGCTGACCGTCTACGACATGTGCAAGGCCGTCGATCGCGGAATGGTGATCACCGACGTGAGCGTGCGCGAGAAACGCGGCGGGAAGTCGGGAGACTGGAAGGCGGAAGCGTAA
- the pyk gene encoding pyruvate kinase, which produces MQRATKIVATIGPASSSPEILLQMMQAGLDVVRLNFSHGTADDHRQRAEMVREAARKVGREIAIMADLQGPKIRVGKFENGKTTLTPGQPFILDAGCELGNDERVGLDYKELPRDLKPGDLLLLNDGLIVLTVERVLGDEIHTIVKVGGELSNNKGINRQGGGLSAPALTAKDMEDIRTAMSLGADLVAVSFPKNATDMEMARQLANIAGAPYGIKPKMIAKIERAEAIPALQSILDASDGIMVARGDLAVEVGNAAVPALQKRMIRMARESNKLVITATQMMESMIHAPVPTRAEVSDVANAVLDGTDAVMLSAETAAGKYPVVTIETMAAVCVEAEKSEHVELDKDFLDRTFTRIDQSIAMGALFTAYHLGAKAIIALTESGATALWMSRHYTHVPIFALTPRVGSERTMALYRNVTPLHVDFNSDRDSALQQAIELIVQRGLVALGDMVVLTVGEPMGQAGGTNTLKIVRVGEHY; this is translated from the coding sequence ATGCAGCGCGCCACCAAGATAGTCGCCACGATCGGCCCGGCTTCCAGTTCGCCGGAGATTCTGCTGCAGATGATGCAGGCGGGCCTCGACGTCGTGCGGCTCAATTTTTCGCACGGCACGGCCGACGATCACCGCCAGCGCGCCGAGATGGTGCGCGAGGCCGCCCGCAAGGTCGGCCGCGAGATCGCGATCATGGCCGACCTCCAGGGCCCGAAGATCCGCGTCGGCAAGTTCGAGAACGGCAAGACGACGCTGACGCCGGGGCAGCCCTTCATCCTCGACGCCGGTTGCGAGCTCGGCAACGACGAGCGCGTCGGCCTCGACTACAAGGAGCTGCCGCGCGACCTGAAGCCGGGCGACCTGCTGCTGCTGAACGACGGCCTGATCGTGCTGACCGTCGAGCGCGTGCTCGGCGACGAGATCCACACGATCGTCAAGGTGGGCGGCGAGCTGTCGAACAACAAGGGCATCAACCGCCAGGGCGGCGGCCTGTCGGCTCCCGCGCTGACCGCGAAGGACATGGAAGACATCCGCACCGCGATGTCGCTCGGCGCGGACCTGGTCGCGGTGTCGTTCCCGAAGAACGCGACCGACATGGAAATGGCGCGCCAGCTCGCGAACATCGCGGGCGCGCCGTACGGCATCAAGCCGAAGATGATCGCGAAGATCGAGCGCGCGGAAGCGATTCCGGCGCTGCAGAGCATTCTCGACGCGTCCGACGGCATCATGGTCGCGCGCGGCGACCTCGCGGTGGAAGTGGGCAACGCGGCCGTGCCGGCGCTGCAGAAGCGGATGATCCGGATGGCACGCGAGTCGAACAAGCTCGTGATCACCGCGACGCAGATGATGGAGTCGATGATCCATGCGCCCGTGCCGACCCGCGCGGAAGTGTCGGACGTCGCGAACGCGGTGCTCGACGGCACCGACGCGGTGATGCTGTCGGCCGAGACGGCTGCCGGCAAGTACCCGGTCGTCACGATCGAGACGATGGCGGCCGTGTGCGTCGAGGCGGAAAAGTCGGAACACGTCGAACTCGACAAGGATTTCCTCGACCGCACGTTCACGCGGATCGACCAGTCGATCGCGATGGGCGCGCTGTTCACCGCATACCACCTCGGCGCGAAGGCGATCATCGCGCTGACCGAATCGGGCGCGACCGCGCTGTGGATGTCGCGCCACTACACGCACGTGCCGATCTTCGCGCTGACGCCGCGCGTCGGCAGCGAGCGCACGATGGCGCTGTACCGCAACGTGACGCCGCTGCACGTCGACTTCAACAGCGACCGCGACTCGGCGCTCCAGCAGGCGATCGAGCTGATCGTCCAGCGCGGGCTCGTCGCGCTCGGCGACATGGTCGTGCTGACCGTCGGCGAGCCGATGGGGCAGGCGGGCGGCACCAACACGCTGAAGATCGTGCGGGTCGGCGAGCATTACTGA
- a CDS encoding DUF2946 family protein, producing MDDIVRQALAKWPNVPHCTGWLLLDRRGEWRLRDDAAQAAGELGSPIRHAALNAFIGRNYECDAQGQWFFQNGPQRVYVELAYTPWVVRLAEQDGRLTLADQAGRPFEPREAWLDDAGGVLFRSAGTAPRIAALHDHDLGLFADHADFDAAPPVLRWRDGRTLPLGEIARADVPAHFGFVASPAERARAAPA from the coding sequence ATGGATGACATCGTCAGGCAGGCGCTCGCCAAATGGCCGAACGTGCCGCACTGTACCGGCTGGCTGCTGCTCGACCGGCGCGGCGAATGGCGGCTGCGCGACGACGCGGCCCAGGCGGCCGGCGAGCTCGGCTCGCCGATCCGGCATGCGGCGCTGAACGCGTTCATCGGCCGCAACTACGAATGCGACGCGCAGGGCCAGTGGTTCTTCCAGAACGGCCCGCAGCGCGTGTACGTCGAGCTTGCCTATACGCCGTGGGTCGTGCGGCTCGCCGAACAGGACGGCCGGCTGACGCTCGCCGATCAGGCCGGCCGGCCGTTCGAGCCGCGGGAAGCATGGCTCGACGACGCGGGCGGCGTGCTGTTTCGCTCGGCCGGCACGGCGCCGCGCATCGCGGCGCTGCACGATCACGATCTCGGGCTGTTCGCCGATCACGCGGATTTCGACGCCGCACCGCCGGTACTGCGCTGGCGCGACGGCCGCACGCTGCCGCTCGGCGAGATCGCGCGCGCCGACGTGCCGGCGCACTTCGGCTTCGTCGCAAGTCCCGCCGAACGGGCGCGTGCCGCGCCGGCCTAG
- a CDS encoding zinc-finger domain-containing protein: MSEIKEMPLVELTAKDLPAYCPNPAMARWSAHPRVFIDVSHGEARCPYCGTRYKLRDGEVVKGH; the protein is encoded by the coding sequence ATGAGTGAAATCAAGGAAATGCCGCTGGTCGAGCTGACGGCCAAGGATCTTCCCGCGTACTGCCCGAACCCCGCCATGGCACGCTGGAGCGCGCACCCGCGCGTCTTCATCGACGTCTCGCACGGCGAAGCACGCTGCCCGTACTGCGGCACGCGCTACAAGCTGCGCGACGGCGAGGTCGTCAAGGGCCACTGA
- a CDS encoding nuclear transport factor 2 family protein has protein sequence MPRFARLFEAAADTLNAYYQAVADANLDALLGLWIDEDFASCVWADGEHLHGLDQIRSGLANRLATRPVTIEPLDIRVYDSLGTVVYTIAEAHQQADLTAEPDMVFATYVMIHERGEWRIAHIHASPIPEQAAGQFAAKIRHGQGPLH, from the coding sequence ATGCCACGTTTTGCCCGCCTCTTCGAAGCCGCCGCCGATACGCTGAACGCCTACTACCAGGCCGTCGCCGATGCCAATCTCGACGCGCTGCTGGGATTGTGGATCGACGAGGATTTCGCCAGCTGCGTATGGGCGGACGGCGAGCATCTGCACGGCCTCGACCAGATCCGCAGCGGGCTCGCCAACCGGCTCGCCACACGCCCCGTGACGATCGAGCCGCTCGACATCCGGGTGTACGACAGCCTCGGCACGGTCGTCTACACGATCGCCGAAGCGCATCAGCAGGCCGACCTGACGGCCGAACCCGACATGGTTTTCGCCACGTACGTGATGATTCACGAGCGCGGCGAGTGGCGCATCGCGCATATTCACGCGAGCCCGATTCCCGAACAGGCGGCCGGACAATTCGCCGCGAAGATCCGTCACGGGCAGGGTCCGCTGCACTGA
- the waaF gene encoding lipopolysaccharide heptosyltransferase II, whose product MRRALVIAPNWIGDALMAQPLFALLKKLHPRIAIDAVAPSWVAPVLERMPEIHDVYATDLAHGKLQLLRRWQLASDLRDVGYDAAYVLPNSLKSAVIPWLANIPLRIGYTGEHRYGLLNVRHANPARSGERPPMTTHYAALAYAPGAKLPESMKTLPAPRLDADLNETARVSARFNLDTRKPLVVFCPGAEYGPAKRWPPEHFASLATIVHQSFPYTQIVALGSQKDAAAAQAIADHAPNVRNLCGQTSLSEACALIARANAVVTNDSGLMHVAAALRRPLVALYGSTDPRHTPPLSDLAKVQWLHLECSPCFERECPLGHLKCLRELGPEQVFGDLRGMLVGQR is encoded by the coding sequence ATGCGTCGAGCGCTGGTTATCGCACCGAACTGGATCGGTGACGCATTGATGGCGCAGCCGCTTTTTGCGCTGCTGAAGAAACTCCATCCCCGCATCGCGATCGATGCCGTCGCGCCCTCGTGGGTCGCGCCCGTGCTCGAGCGGATGCCCGAGATCCACGATGTCTACGCGACCGATCTCGCGCACGGCAAGCTGCAGCTGCTGCGCCGCTGGCAGCTCGCGAGCGACCTGCGCGACGTCGGCTACGACGCGGCGTACGTGCTGCCGAATTCGCTGAAATCCGCGGTGATCCCGTGGCTCGCGAACATCCCGCTGCGGATCGGCTACACGGGCGAGCACCGCTACGGGCTGCTGAACGTGCGGCACGCGAATCCGGCTAGGTCGGGCGAGCGGCCGCCGATGACGACCCACTACGCGGCGCTCGCGTACGCACCGGGCGCGAAGCTGCCGGAGTCGATGAAGACGCTGCCCGCGCCGCGCCTCGACGCCGACCTGAACGAGACGGCGCGCGTGTCCGCGCGCTTCAATCTCGATACGCGCAAGCCGCTCGTCGTGTTCTGCCCCGGCGCGGAATACGGCCCGGCCAAGCGCTGGCCGCCCGAACACTTCGCGTCGCTCGCCACCATCGTCCACCAGTCGTTCCCGTACACGCAGATCGTCGCGCTCGGTTCGCAGAAGGACGCCGCGGCCGCGCAGGCGATCGCCGACCACGCGCCGAACGTGCGCAACCTGTGCGGGCAGACGTCGCTGTCGGAGGCCTGCGCGCTGATCGCGCGCGCGAACGCGGTGGTCACCAACGATTCGGGGCTGATGCACGTCGCCGCCGCGCTGCGCCGGCCGCTCGTCGCGCTGTACGGCTCGACGGATCCGCGCCACACCCCTCCGCTGTCGGACCTGGCGAAGGTACAATGGCTTCATCTCGAATGCAGTCCCTGCTTCGAACGCGAGTGCCCGCTCGGCCATCTGAAATGCCTGCGCGAACTCGGTCCCGAGCAGGTATTCGGCGATTTGCGCGGCATGCTCGTCGGGCAGCGCTGA
- a CDS encoding phosphoglycerate kinase, with protein MSQVKRLTDLIAAGQLAGKRVFIRADLNVPQDDQGNITEDTRVRASVPAIQAALDAGAAVMVTSHLGRPTEGEFKPEDSLAPVAKRLAELLGRDVPLVSNWVENGVNVAPGQVVLLENCRVNKGEKKNSDELAQKMAKLCDVYVNDAFGTAHRAEATTHGIAKYAPVACAGPLLAAELDALGKALGNPARPLVAIVAGSKVSTKLTILKSLAGKVDQLIVGGGIANTFMLAAGLSIGKSLAEADLVSEAKAIIDEARERGASVPIPTDVVTAKEFSPTAVATVKQVADIEADDMILDIGPDTAKALASQLEKAGTIVWNGPVGVFEFDQFGNGTKALAEAIAKSSAFSIAGGGDTLAAIAKYGIHDQVSYISTGGGAFLEFLEGKKLPAVEVLETRAA; from the coding sequence ATGAGCCAAGTCAAGCGTCTTACCGACCTGATCGCCGCCGGCCAGCTCGCCGGCAAGCGGGTATTCATTCGCGCCGACCTGAACGTCCCGCAGGACGACCAGGGCAACATCACCGAGGACACGCGCGTGCGCGCGTCCGTGCCGGCCATCCAGGCCGCGCTCGACGCCGGCGCGGCCGTGATGGTCACGTCGCACCTGGGCCGCCCGACCGAAGGCGAATTCAAGCCGGAAGATTCGCTCGCGCCGGTCGCGAAGCGCCTCGCCGAGCTGCTCGGCCGTGACGTGCCGCTCGTCTCGAACTGGGTCGAGAACGGCGTGAACGTCGCGCCGGGGCAGGTCGTGCTGCTCGAGAACTGCCGCGTGAACAAGGGCGAGAAGAAGAATTCGGACGAGCTCGCGCAGAAGATGGCGAAGCTCTGCGACGTGTACGTGAACGACGCGTTCGGCACCGCGCACCGCGCGGAAGCGACCACGCACGGGATCGCGAAGTACGCGCCGGTCGCGTGCGCGGGCCCGCTGCTGGCCGCCGAACTCGACGCACTCGGCAAGGCGCTCGGCAATCCGGCCCGCCCGCTGGTGGCGATCGTCGCCGGCTCGAAGGTGTCGACCAAGCTCACCATCCTGAAGTCGCTGGCCGGCAAGGTCGACCAGCTGATCGTCGGCGGCGGCATCGCGAACACGTTCATGCTCGCGGCCGGCCTGTCGATCGGGAAGTCGCTCGCGGAAGCCGACCTCGTCAGCGAGGCGAAGGCGATCATCGACGAAGCGCGCGAGCGCGGCGCGTCGGTGCCGATCCCCACCGACGTCGTGACCGCCAAGGAATTCTCGCCGACGGCCGTGGCCACGGTGAAGCAGGTCGCCGACATCGAAGCGGACGACATGATCCTCGACATCGGCCCCGATACGGCGAAGGCGCTCGCGAGCCAGCTCGAGAAGGCCGGCACGATCGTGTGGAACGGCCCGGTCGGCGTGTTCGAGTTCGACCAGTTCGGCAACGGCACCAAGGCACTCGCGGAAGCGATCGCCAAATCGTCCGCGTTCTCGATCGCGGGCGGCGGCGACACGCTCGCGGCCATCGCGAAGTACGGCATCCACGACCAGGTCAGCTACATCTCGACGGGCGGCGGCGCCTTCCTCGAGTTCCTCGAGGGGAAGAAGCTGCCGGCGGTGGAAGTGCTCGAAACGCGGGCGGCCTGA